The following are encoded together in the Pedobacter sp. D749 genome:
- a CDS encoding chorismate mutase: MKLQKFLLVTLLIIGSDRLFAQSTSPSSTMNPLESNRKKIDSLDQQLIELLGQRELVVKEIGIYKAKNHIPPLQAARFQQVLDKNIAAGKKHDLSPDFVTEVFNAIHKESLRKEEEIKSGHSGQ, translated from the coding sequence ATGAAACTTCAAAAATTTTTACTCGTTACCTTACTCATCATTGGTAGCGACCGCCTGTTTGCACAATCAACTTCTCCATCCTCTACCATGAACCCATTGGAAAGTAATAGAAAGAAAATAGATTCCTTAGATCAGCAACTCATTGAATTATTGGGGCAGCGCGAACTTGTAGTGAAAGAAATAGGAATTTATAAAGCAAAGAACCACATCCCGCCCCTACAGGCCGCACGTTTTCAGCAGGTGCTGGATAAAAATATAGCAGCGGGTAAAAAGCATGATTTATCGCCGGATTTTGTAACTGAAGTTTTCAATGCTATTCACAAAGAAAGTTTAAGAAAAGAAGAGGAAATAAAATCAGGCCATTCCGGACAATAA